The Quercus lobata isolate SW786 chromosome 4, ValleyOak3.0 Primary Assembly, whole genome shotgun sequence genome segment AGGACTATATTTTCATTTGATCAATGGAAAAGAATAACGTGATGAAATAAATTCTAGTCACCTTATAGGCTCTATGCCATCAAAGTGACATTAGTTTCATGAATTCCATTTACTACGTCAAGATTTTCCATCTATCAAATGATGGTAAAGACAACAAAGAGAATTCGTTAACAATCGTCGAAATTTGGGGACCAAATATACAATTTAGCTAAATTTTCCTGCTTAGAAGGTTGTAGTTTTTGAACATACTAGTCAAATCTACATGGCTATCTGTTGAGTAACTTAGATTGACGCTACTAGAGGATGTGGAATCTTCTGCATATCTTGCAGTGTAGTAATTTACTCCGACGAAATCCAGAGACTCTTTTACCATTTTGGATTGTGCTTCAGTGAAGTTGGGTAGTCGATTCCCCACCAAAGCTCGCATGGACTCAGGGTAGTCACCATATGTAATTGGATTAACAaacctataaaaaattaataatagtaatataaaTGATGTTGAGTttgatgaaaattaaaataatagtgaTAATAAAGAAGATCATAGGACATTAAAGACACACAAGTGCATTAGAGTTGGACGTGGACCATCAAGAAATTGGTGCTTgcataattactttttttttggggggggggggggggggtagggggttatttttatcaattgagAACACTTTCTATGTTTTACGGTTTTAGGTTTATGCATTAATAATCGTTGTAACTTCTATTGTAGCCATCATAATTAAATTGCAGCAACTATGTGCACATATTCAAGAGTAGTAGGTAATTACTGTTGGTAATTATTTTCATGGCAAAAAGTGTTTCTTCGATGGAAAGAGCGCTAGCAGAAAATTGTAGTCATTGTACTTACCATCCAAATGCAAAATCAAGAGCTCTAGAGGCAGCGTTGCTGCTAGAAACTGTTGGGTACTTGGGCACCATCCAATAGGTTGATAGTGAAATACCGATCTCCCCCATTTGAGAAgcctataaaattaaaattcccTCTATCATATGCATCCTAGATAACaataaatatgtaaaacatttttataatccCATAGACTCTTCGCGTGCATATGTGTGTATACTGTATATCTATGTATAGCTAAACTATCATTATTTAAACACAAACCTGATAGTTCTCCCTATACAATTTTACAGCAGTTGCATGAGAAAGAATGATGTGATGAGCTACCACATAAGGCTCTGTTCCTGAGTTCCCAAAGGCGCAATTTCCTTCATAGCTAGAGCATCGACCAGGTGCCATTCTACCGGTGTCATAACCTTCACTGCTATACGTATTTGGCTCATTAAAAGTTGTCCAATTCTTCACTCTATCACCAAATTCTTTGAAGCAGAAGTCCGCATAGTGGTAAAAGTCATTCCTAATTTATTGGAGGATAaggatcattttttttaattggataagGATCATTTGTACCTTTGATTAATGTTGTTGATTGCATGTAACTTACACAATGTTGGTGCTCAAGAATCCATTGTATTCATCTTCAAGTGCTTGTGGAGTAtcaaaatggaataaagtaACCATGGGTTGTATACCTGCTCATTATTGTGGAAATTATGAAGGGAACTTGCCAAAGAATACTGTGTTTGGGATGAAAGGGTAATGAAAGTTTACCATTATATAGGAGCTCATTAATGAGTTCATTGTAGAATTTGACACCTTGTTGGTTCACTCCCCTGCTAAGTTTTCCCTCTATGGACCAAATAAACTTCATTTATATCATAAATATCATTGGCAGTGACAATACAAATAGCAAGAAttcttaatcctttttttttttttggtgtgtattttctttctttcattcattttgtttgttttggtttgcaTTTGAATGAGATAGTCACACTAATCACCACCATATTAGGTACAATGGTATGGGAAGTATGAAGGATAAACTTACTAGGAAGTACTCTGGACCAAGAGATGGAGAATCTAAAGGAGTCTAAGCCAATTTCTTTCATCAGAGCTATATCCTCCTGAAACAAAGCTAAgttttcttatcaaaataaccctcccctcccccctccccccaaaaaaagagtaaagataTTCCTCTTTTGCACTGTGTAAGATGCTGAAGATAAAGTGAAGTAAATCATACCTTGAAACGATGATAAAAATCATCAGCTACCTTCCCTGAACTATGGTCCAAAATTTTTTCTGCCATGACCATAAAATATCTCAGAAATCATCATAAGATAGATACGTTGAAAAATTGAcatttatgatttatattataataaagtaTTAAAAAGTCCCCCCGCACgtgagaaattattatttacactGAGAGAACTGTTGATGTGGTCCTTCTTGACCAATAAGATGATATCATCTATGCAAATATATGTGTAAACTTCCTAATCAacacaaggaataaaaaaaataaaaattactagaTGATGTCACATTTACATAAATAATAGCATTTTATTGGTTGAAATGACAAAGAAGACCACGTTAGCAGTCTTCCTgatggacttaataatttcttCCCTCTAAaggagttaaaaaaatatttaaaaatgaaatgtattaaCCGCTGGACTATGTGTACTGAATATCAGTGAATTATCGTGGGTTCAAGCAAATATATGAACTCCTGGAATTTAGAAAttcaaagaaataattttttattttattttatatattggcTGGTAGACCACACATGGCCATCCTTCCATTATATCTTACATATATCTATGAAATCAAGTATggaatgtttttgttttggtaaaccAAGTATGGAATGTTTACTCACTTAAATTGGGTAtctgtttctctctttctcttttttataatttaaaatattgtattttgtaTATCTGATTGAgtctttcaatttcaaaatagTTTGAAAGAAGTGCTTtgaataattgaaatttgacacaaatttattatatataaaaaaaatctaataaacttttaaaattgtttgtttatacATTCTCAGAGTAGGACAATCTTTCTTTTCACGGAAAGCAATGAAATACATCTATGAAGGAGTTTGGTGAAGAATCTTAGCATCCCAATGTTGGGATATACATGAGTGAGTACAAGTCCCACATTGagcaaaagtaaaagaaatgaataatcaatttttaatttgggtccAAAACTATAGATTTAAGGTTTTGAATGGTAGTGTATAGTAATTCAAATAATATCTATGATTTATGGTTTCAATCAATTGGGGATTTTCATTCTTCTAAGAGTTATTTAAAGCTAGCGTATGTTGTAAACAAATAATTCACATAATCTCTTTGACTTATAGTTAAAGGTTCAACCTTTTAAGGGAgagaaaaggggggggggggggggggtggcaTTATTCTAAGGATTCAATAATTGAAGTACGTTGACTTATGAGTATATGGGTTCACGTGCACATATGCCCTCAGGTGGATCTGGTTGCTTCTTATTCATTAATCATTAGTCATCAAGTCATAATAGGCCTAATTTAGAATAAAGATAATGTCAACTTAAAAGATATGTATTCAGGATCAAAAAGAGGCAATTGTATTACTATATATTGTTCCAAACTTTTTTATGGATAAGGTTCCAAATTTAGTTGTATAAGAATTTCTAATTTGACTACgtatatataattagaaataGGTTGGagtaagtctttttttttccccctaaaaatGGCGGTGAGTCTATTGGCAtggaaaataatcaaaatattaccAAATAATTCACACTTTCTCctcctttttccattttttttgttttgttttgttgtgtgtgtgtgttgttgttgttgttgttgtcgtcgTCGTCGGATGGCTGAAGTAGGTTCTATatgaaagagaacaaaaaatccGGTGAAAAAATCTGTCTACAGCACCGCTCTTCTAAATATACACCGGatataaaattatatctaaTTTCTGTCTCTTTCTTTCCCAAGTCcatctttcctttctcttttctcataTCCCATATCTCTGTCTCtattataactcaaaactctctctattttttgtttggttccATATCTCAGATACATTTTTTACTCcttaactcaaaattttgacaaattggTGGAGCCCcttataactcataactcaaattTTGGAAACATTCTAAATACTGAACTTAGTTTTCATGACTCTTAactcaaaaatttgagttttgagttatatagaaaaactactaaaaaactaaaccaaacaacTTACATTTCAGTGGGGCCCAcactttttgagttttgagtgataaaAACTGAGTTATGAGTAACCACTCATGCACTCTCCCATAGTTAACTCTCCTCAAACCATTGTTAACTTGCATTgggctctctctccctctatgtttattattttatgtcaCAATTGACATATAATATCATCTATTTTATAGGGGGTAGAGTCAGTAAACTCCTCAAGTGTGAGAtctagtgtgtgtttggatccACTGAAGCTGCTGCGTTTCACGTTTACGTttcaggctttttttttttttttttttttttttgtgatgctaAAACGCTACTGTTCATCACTGttatgaacagtagccgcatcTTTTGACCGTGAACAGTGtatatgtgcactgttcacggactcacaaattacacttttcagcaactttttcattaaaaatgggtcccacggtactattcacacatttaaaaattattttgctacagtgttttcagttttcagtttcagcaaaataagttctatccaaacagacccctAGTCTCATATGAGAGAAATGTTGTATGTAATTGTTACATAAGATGCcgtattttctttttctctatctctcgCACTTACAGAGAGAGATAGAATAGGAATGTTAACTTGCATTTGATATTCCTGCTCCTTTAAATTTTGACAGAATTTTGTTTCTACATCTCAAATCTCGATAAGTAGCACAATATTACCTATACTAGAAAATACATTTCAACTTGCTAAAATCATGTGGGCAATGTAATCTTGCAAAGAATTAATGTACCAGAGAAAACATTgatgcaaagagagagagacctggATGTATCGCAGTGAAAGTATCCCATATGCTAGGTCCTTTCCCATCTTGGTATGCTGCCCCTTCAAGCTATaaaggggaggaaaaaaaatcaaaccgcGAAACATACTTTTTTTTGCAGGAGTAACACCATACCATTGCCATCGTGCTATGCTACCCTTTCAtcctccatatatatatatatatatatatatatatagacacacacacaatgTAGGACATACGTATAAATGATAGAGCTAGCACAATACAATTGCTGCATACATACCTGGTAAGCACTTGACCCTGCTCCAAACACAAAACCAGCCGGAAAATCACTCCGGTTGAGACCTTCAATGCAAGCAAAAAAATAGGCCAAGGCCACAAGGTAGAAGagcaaatgatgatgatgaatttCCATGTTTGGCTTTTGGTTGCACTGCACTCTCTCCAAATCcctatatatattgtagggcaCGATTAGGTGATGGACCAAATTAATTATTGGAAGTTTGATACACTTATGCTACCAACAATTATGCTACCTACACTTATGCTATCTACCGTATCCACTTTGAAGTTTCCTTTTTAGGTTTGAAATACCATCGAATCAATCATTTTGGGATTTCTTGCTCACTTATTTCTTTGAATTTGGAACCTGAAATAACCAAATATTCACCGACAGTCAACATGTTTAGCTGCAAAAtgaacacaaacacacccaaaaaaaaaaaaaaaaaaagcccagcACCTTACAAAACAAAAGCTCAGCTAATTTTGAAATAGCAAGTCATTTTTGAATAGTTGAAAGTCGTAGAATATTAGTTAGCAAGAATGTAGGATGCATAAAAGTTTCCCCATATCATCGTTTACGTACTTTTCAACGTCTGGTCCAATCCCACATGGAAAGCCCAAGGAAAAAGAATGCGAATTGTGGTTTGTAGGCTAAGATGgttttttcctacaaatttcTGGGTTCTATGGGGAAACTTTTGTAAGTGAGCTTGGATTGTTTGTAGTAAAGCCCATGGAAAGTAtcataaacccaaaaatttattaactGACAAGCCAAGCTGAACTAGGCAAACCAGATTGCTCTATATGACGCAAAATATTTAATCTTCCTAACCtcccacaaatttttttgcccagACGTCTATGAGTGTAATGCTGCATGTATCAGAAACATAATATACTTTTTCCTATAGACAGTAGCATATCGctttgaaataatattttctttgagGTTATGATGGGTGTGttttgtttggtaaaaactaaaatttgaaagGGGGAAAGTTTGTTACCTTAAAACTGTTTTGTCTATTCTATTAGCATCATATTGGAACACAAATTAGCCACATAAATGGGCTAAAATCCTTAAATGTTAAgctaatatataaaattaagtttagttcataaaaaattattaagaggctagctttaaacactacATTAAccatcataatttaaaattcttgTATATTATCGTTTTGTATGGACTTTTTGTTAATATGACTTCcttattttgtatcttttcttttatttttctctcatttgtaAGTGAAGTGAAAGTCTGAAAACCTAGACTTTAAATGTTTTCACTCtcatttaatgataaaaatataattttagaagaTTATATCACAAACTATTCGCATATCTCTTAATTAA includes the following:
- the LOC115984317 gene encoding beta-glucosidase 17-like, translated to MEIHHHHLLFYLVALAYFFACIEGLNRSDFPAGFVFGAGSSAYQLEGAAYQDGKGPSIWDTFTAIHPEKILDHSSGKVADDFYHRFKEDIALMKEIGLDSFRFSISWSRVLPKGKLSRGVNQQGVKFYNELINELLYNGIQPMVTLFHFDTPQALEDEYNGFLSTNIVNDFYHYADFCFKEFGDRVKNWTTFNEPNTYSSEGYDTGRMAPGRCSSYEGNCAFGNSGTEPYVVAHHIILSHATAVKLYRENYQASQMGEIGISLSTYWMVPKYPTVSSSNAASRALDFAFGWFVNPITYGDYPESMRALVGNRLPNFTEAQSKMVKESLDFVGVNYYTARYAEDSTSSSSVNLSYSTDSHVDLTTDKDGIPIGEPTASGWLYIYPKGIQELLLYVKKEFNNPPIIITENGLVEVNNNSLPIQDALNDSLRLKYHQLHISSLIKVIKAGINVKGYYVWSFLDDFEWESGYAYRLGINYVDYKNGLTRYMKTTALWFRDFLQKENVTTGPPLLYSDQ